The Osmerus eperlanus chromosome 12, fOsmEpe2.1, whole genome shotgun sequence genome has a segment encoding these proteins:
- the ep300a gene encoding histone acetyltransferase p300 isoform X1: MAENVLDSGPPSAKRPKLSSPALSVSASDGNDFGSLFDLEHDLPDELINSSDLGLVNGGDLSQLHTSLAGGGGLGPGGGGGLGLGLGPGGGQDAVAKHKQLSELLRSGAPPTSSQQGQQAAMGSPGGGSALGHLGNMKASPQGMGQQQQQQQQQQHLSPQQQATMMQQVGGPGMVGGMNRAMMGGQKGNNGQPQQQGMMGGQVMNGSPRMGFGNQGIGGNGNMLADSLQQQQGPGGQASLRVQQPGALNKMNMMGTPGGPYGGPYGPGGPGGQGMGGAGLGPQLQNKASMPNSMAQFSMDKKNQPMQGMAAMASQQQSPAGVGGPGGAPGGGAPGMIPNAQGGLVGPSVSAAAAAAAAAAGAPPTADPEKRKLIQQQLVLLLHAHKCQRREQANGEVRQCNLPHCRTMKNVLNHMTHCQAGKSCQVAHCASSRQIISHWKNCTRHDCPVCLPLKNAGDKRNQQCESLLGTAGVGLGSSLGGSVPGGQPSAPNLNPPSQIDPSSIERAYAALGLTYQGTQVQPQVGQASMPGAQGGLQGQPGMRPLNAMGGNPMGVNGAVGVPSQNQQNLLQDTMLHLNMNSQGLMNDSGSMPTATPPSSAGMRKSWHEDITQDLRNHLVHKLVQAIFPTPDPAALKDRRMENLVAYARKVEGDMYESANSRAEYYHLLAEKIYKIQKELEEKRRTRLQKQDGPLPDPSLVRPTGPGPMVNRMQNPAGMNQFNQMGMQPLGQRATPPLPLGPPGNQMGMGGPRMGQPNVTQLQNQYMSQGQFPGAGPSLGTGQPGMAQPGTQGGMVQAQIGTPPSLPVSSPLAQPGSVGGPSGVPSVGPHGPQSVGGGPPSIPPQQPNSHAHLAAMRQSSPSPARSRTPTPHQTPPRLAGSQTPQPHTPNPPQLAPPPAPQAQQLSQGPGSNKPMQQQSGAGSTTPSHPGMASTPHAAQLPRTPLSQKGSFQADSQALTPASVSSVDTASQQAKAEAPATLEPKMEVKQQEDEEDEEDEDGEGGGCSKGGKLSNIKAEDKPIKSELKSEECSGDGGKGNAMDTSSSTTSLSGVKTEDRKPEIKKEPKEEEEGSESGAQSGAQIKKKIFKPEEMRQALMPTLESLYRQDPESLPFRQPVDPHLLGIPDYFDIVKTPMDLSSIKRKLDTGQYQEPWQYVDDIWLMFNNAWLYNRKTSRVYKYCSKLAEVFEQEIDPVMQGMGYCCGRKLEFSPQTLCCYGKQLCTIPRDAAYFSYQNSSPKFGLLANRYHFCEKCFNEIQGETVSLGDDPSQPQTSINKEQFEKKKNDTLDPELLVDCLDCGRKMHQICVLHHDTIWPQGFVCDGCLKKSNKTRRENKYASKRLPQTKLGYYLETRVNDYLKRQNHPESGEITIRVVHVSDKVVEVKPGMKSRFVDSGEMCESFPYRTKALFAFEDIDGADVCFFGMHVQEYGSDCPSPNQRRVYISYLDSVHFFQPRSLRTGVYHEILIGYLEYVKRLGYTTGHIWACPPSEGDDYIFHCHPMDQKIPKPKRLQEWYKKMLDKAVAERIVHDYKDIFKQATEDRLTSANELPYFEGDFWPNVLEESIKELEQEEEERKREENSTSNESIDATKGDSKNAKKKNNKKTSKNKSSLSRANKKKPGMPNVSNDLSQKLYATMEKHKEVFFVIRLIGGHMANALPPITDPDPMMACDLMDGRDAFLTLARDKHLEFSSLRRSKWSSMCMLVELHNQSQDRFVYTCNECKHHVETRFHCTVCEDYDLCGTCYNTKGHEHKMEKLGLGLDDESNSQSASSMQSPGDSRRLSIQRCIQSLVHACQCRNANCSLPSCQKMKRVVQHTKSCKRKTNGGCPICKQLIALCCYHAKHCQENKCPVPFCLNIKHKLRQQQLQHRLQQAQMLRRRMASMQRVGQPPPGPGGNGGLPSPGNNGATGPSTPTSGGTQPPTPQTPTQGNMPPLPQQGMGVGGGPGQQKQQQQQLQQQGGGMPPQHHLHHQFQQMQGGGSGVMGSPQQQMVPQLQQQQQQQQVQSVQQLQHPGGHPGPLPPYTPRPPGASPLHQSLGKPGMGPATPPQQQPAPGQGSMPGQPGQQPGPPLAAVETALKIQRLAERQMAQAQAQAQAQALQRQAQSGGMMPPHHQNPQAPMGMPHPGPGMLGAQGLAGRAMLEPQQSMGLGGAGAMQQPGGPQSQLPPQVQQQLQQQAGGGQQPWPPQQRQGMMGQMGHMTQQQQQQVAQQQLQQQQQQQQQQQQQLQLQQQLPQQPGQPQQQQAGRGGLMGLIGGPGGVAGAAAAMAGAAGAGNLPQAALQDLLRTLRSPTSPLQQQQVLNILRSNPLLMAAFIKQRAARYQGGPGGPGGPVPPGGGGGGPGGVRFQGSGGGLPGLGGGGPGGNQVGMDGQQMQVNPGGGQPGMNMAQGGVAAAGGGMPTMAQLQQLQQQQQQQQQQQQQQQQQQRPLLPGSQQQQQLAALQQQQQQQQQQQQQQQQQGGMQGQQSNPMSNMNPQFRELLMRRHLQQQQQQQQQQQQQQQQQQQQQQQQQQQQQQQQQQQQQQQQQQQQQMGNHGQFQQQQVQQQQVQQGFLQAGQGQQGMAPQQPGHPQPGGGPGGGPQQGGPGGGPGQGQQGYSHQQVAAVIQQRLQQHLQMQQQQQQQQQQQQQQQQQQQNAMAGMQGPDGGPGVGGGGVPGQHPQGGQGVQGQPTQQGSGPPQPQAMLQQALHQRLLQQQQQHLGGGSPAQHSSPMSPQQPMAQSPHLQGQGLGPGSLSNQVRSPQPSPRPQSQPPHSSPSPRMQPQPSPHRISPQTQTGSPHPGHHGQHHPGMVVSQQQQLSQQQGNSVDPSQFGSDQNALMSQLSGMGGLHGQNQGDMMGGNNQDMNTNINHSLDIM; the protein is encoded by the exons ATTTTGGCTCCCTTTTTGACTTGGAGCATGACCTCCCAGATGAGCTCATCAACTCCTCTGACCTGGGCCTGGTCAATGGAGGGGACCTGAGTCAGCTCCATACCAGcctggctggaggggggggtctggggcctggaggaggaggaggactgggcctgggtctgggtccaggaggagggcaggatgcTGTGGCCAAGCACAAGCAGCTGTCTGAGCTTCTGCGCTCGGGGGCACCACCCACCTCCAGCCAGCAGGGGCAGCAGGCGGCCATGGGCAGCCCAGGAGGAGGCTCTGCTCTGGGCCACTTGGGGAACATGAAGGCCTCTCCTCAGGGCAtgggccagcagcagcagcagcagcagcagcaacagcacctCTCACCTCAACAGCAGGCTACCATGATGCAGCAAGTAGGAGGGCCTGGGATGGTTGGCGGGATGAACAGGGCCATGATGGGAGGCCAGAAGGGCAACAATGGACAGCCACAGCAGCAAGGGATGATGGGAGGGCAGGTGATGAACGGCTCTCCGAGGATGGGCTTTGGGAACCAGGGGATTGGGGGCAACGGTAACATGCTGGCTGACTCCCTCCAACAGCAGCAGGGGCCTGGGGGACAGGCCAGTCTCAGGGTACAGCAGCCTGGAGCACTGAACAAG atGAATATGATGGGGACTCCAGGGGGCCCCTATGGAGGTCCGTACGGTCCCGGAGGTCCAGGGGGCCAGGGAATGggtggggcagggctgggcccTCAGCTCCAGAATAAGGCCTCCATGCCCAACAGTATGGCCCAGTTCAGCATGGACAAAAAGAACCAGCCCATGCAGGGCATGGCTGCCATG gcttcCCAGCAGCAGTCTCCTGCTGGAGTGGGTGGGCCGGGCGGAGCCCCAGGAGGCGGAGCCCCAGGGATGATCCCCAACGCCCAGGGCGGCCTCGTGGGGCCTTCCGTGTCTGCAGCCGCCGCCGCAGCAGCCGCCGCCGCCGGGGCGCCCCCCACAGCCGACCCGGAGAAGCGCAAGCTGATCCAGCAGCAGCTGGTGCTGCTCCTCCACGCCCACAAGTGCCAGCGGCGGGAGCAGGCCAACGGGGAGGTGCGCCAGTGTAACCTGCCACACTGTCGCACCATGAAGAACGTCCTCAACCACATGACCCACTGCCAGGCCGGCAAGTCCTGCCAGG tggCTCACTGTGCCTCGTCCAGACAGATCATCTCCCACTGGAAGAACTGCACACGGCAcgactgtcctgtctgtctgccgctgAAGAACGCTGGAGACAAGAGGAACCAGcagtgtgagt CCCTTCTCGGCACGGCGGGTGTGGGTCTGGGTAGTTCGTTGGGGGGGTCCGTACCAGGGGGCCAGCCCAGCGCCCCCAACCTCAACCCCCCAAGCCAGATAGATCCCAGCTCCATTGAGCGAGCCTACGCTGCCCTGGGCCTCACCTACCAGGGCACCCAGGTCCAGCCCCAGGTCGGGCAGGCCAGCATGCCAGGAGCGCAGGGGGGTCTGCAGGGACAGCCTGGCATGAGGCCCCTTAACGCCATGG GGGGTAATCCAATGGGAGTGAATGGTGCCGTGGGGGTCCCCTCTCAGAACCAGCAGAACCTGCTCCAGGACACCATGCTGCACCTCAACATGAACTCACAGGG GCTGATGAACGACTCTGGCTCCATGCCCACGGCGACCCCTCCATCCAGTGCTGGCATGAGGAAGTCCTGGCATGAGGACATCACTCAGGACCTCCGGAACCACCTGGTCCACAAACT tgtccagGCCATCTTCCCCACGCCGGACCCCGCCGCTCTGAAGGACAGGCGGATGGAGAACCTTGTGGCCTACGCTCGGAAAGTGGAGGGGGACATGTACGAGTCCGCCAACAGCAGG GCGGAGTACTACCACCTCCTGGCGGAGAAGATCTACAAGAtccagaaggagctggaggagaagaggaggacgcGGTTGCAGAAGCAGG ATGGACCTCTACCTGACCCCTCGCTGGTACGGCCCACTGGACCTGGCCCAATGGTCAACAGGATGCAGAatccagcag GGATGAACCAGTTTAACCAGATGGGGATGCAGCCTTTGGGCCAGAGAGCCACACCGCCCCTCCCTCTAGGACCTCCTGGCAACCAG ATGGGTATGGGTGGTCCAAGGATGGGTCAGCCGAATGTGACCCAGCTCCAGAACCAGTACATGTCCCAGGGCCAGTTCCCAggggctggacccagcctcgGCACAGGACAGCCTGGCATGGCACAGCCCGGCACACAGGGAGGCATGGTACAA GCTCAGATtggcactcctccctccctcccagtcagCAGTCCCTTAGCCCAGCCCGGCTCAGTGGGAGGCCCCAGTGGGGTTCCCTCAGTGGGGCCCCACGGTCCTCAGAGTGTGGGTGGAGGCCCCCCGTCCATCCCCCCCCAGCAGCCCAATTCCCATGCCCACCTGGCTGCCATGCGCCAGAGCTCGCCCTCGCCTGCTCGAAGCCGCACGCCCACCCCCCACCAGACGCCCCCCAGGCTAGCTGGCTCCCAGACgccccagccccacacccccaACCCACCACAGCTGGCCCCACCTCCGGCCCCCCAGGCCCAGCAGCTTAGCCAGGGCCCAGGCTCCAACAAGCCCATGCAACAGCAGTCCGGTGCTGGGTCAACCACTCCATCTCACCCAGGCATGGCCTCAACGCCTCACGCCGCCCAGCTCCCTCGCACTCCT CTGTCTCAGAAGGGCTCGTTCCAAGCGGACAGCCAGgccctcacccctgcctccgTCAGCAGCGTCGACACCGCCTCCCAGCAGGCCAAGGCCGAAGCCCCCGCCACCCTGGAGCCCAAGATGGAGGTCAAGCagcaggaggatgaggaggacgaggaggatgaagatggggaggggggcggatGCTCCAAGGGAGGCAAGCTGTCCAACATCAAGGCTGAGGACAAGCCCATCAAGTCCGAGCTCAAGAGCGAGGAGTGTTCCGGCGACGGCGGGAAGGGCAACGCCATGGATACGTCATCGTCCACCACCTCGTTGTCGGGGGTGAAGACGGAAGACAGGAAGCCGGAGATAAAGAAGGAGcccaaggaggaagaggaagggtccGAGTCTGGAGCGCAGTCTGGTGCCCAGATCAAAAAGAAGA tcTTTAAGCCGGAGGAGATGCGCCAGGCTCTCATGCCCACCCTAGAGTCTCTGTATCGCCAGGATCCAGAGTCTCTGCCCTTCAGACAGCCTGTGGACCCCCATCTCCTGGGCATCCCA GACTACTTTGACATTGTGAAGACCCCCATGGACCTGTCCAGCATCAAGAGGAAGCTGGACACGGGCCAGTACCAGGAGCCCTGGCAGTACGTGGACGACATCTGGCTCATGTTCAACAACGCCTGGCTGTACAACCGCAAGACGTCGCGCGTCTACAAGTACTGCTCCAAGCTGGCCGAGGTGTTCGAGCAGGAGATCGACCCTGTCATGCAGGGCATGGGCTACTGTTGCGGACGGAAg TTGGAGTTCTCCCCCCAGACTCTGTGCTGCTATGGCAAGCAGCTGTGCACTATACCCCGAGATGCTGCCTACTTCAGCTACCAGAACAG TTCACCAAAGTTTGGGCTTCTTGCTAACAGGTACCACTTCTGTGAGAAGTGTTTCAACGAGATCCAAGGGGAGACGGTTTCCCTGGGAGATGACCCCTCCCAGCCGCAGAC ATCGATTAACAAAGAGCAGtttgagaagaagaagaacgacACACTGGACCCTGAGCT GCTTGTGGACTGTTTGGATTGTGGACGTAAAATGCACCAGATATGTGTCCTGCACCACGACACTATCTGGCCTCAAGG GTTTGTCTGCGACGGCTGCTTAAAGAAGAGCAacaagacgaggagagagaacaagtaCGCTTCCAAAC GGTTACCCCAGACCAAGCTGGGCTACTACCTGGAGACCCGGGTCAACGACTACCTGAAGCGGCAGAACCACCCAGAGTCTGGGGAGATCACCATCAGGGTGGTGCACGTCTCCGACAAGGTTGTGGAGGTCAAACCGGGCATGAAATCCAG gtttgtGGACAGCGGGGAGATGTGCGAGTCGTTCCCCTACAGGACCAAAGCCCTGTTTGCCTTCGAGGACATCGACGGAGCAGACGTGTGTTTCTTCGGCATGCACGTCCAGGAGTACGGCTCGGACTGCCCCTCGCCCAATCAGAG ACGAGTGTACATATCCTACCTGGACAGTGTGCACTTCTTCCAGCCCcggtccctgaggacaggggtcTACCATGAGATCCTCATAGGCTACCTGGAGTATGTCAAgaggctggg GTACACCACGGGCCACATCTGGGCATGTCCACCCAGTGAGGGTGACGACTACATCTTCCACTGCCACCCCATGGACCAGAAGATCCCCAAGCCCAAGCGACTGCAGGAGTGGTACAAGAAGATGCTGGACAAGGCTGTAGCTGAGCGCATCGTCCATGACTACAAG GACATCTTCAAGCAGGCTACTGAGGACCGCCTCACCAGCGCTAACGAGCTGCCGTACTTCGAGGGCGACTTCTGGCCCAACGTGCTGGAGGAGAGCATCaaggagctggagcaggaggaggaggagcgcaagagggaggagaacagcACGTCCAATGAGAGCATCGAT gcTACTAAAGGTGACAGTAAGAATGCCAAGAAGAAGAATAACAAAAAGACCAGTAAGAACAAGAGCAGTCTGAGCCGAGCCAATAAGAAGAAGCCCGGGATGCCCAACGTGTCCAACGACCTCTCCCAGAAGCTCTACGCCACCATGGAGAAACACAAGGAG gtgttCTTTGTGATTCGGCTGATAGGCGGCCACATGGCCAACGCTCTGCCCCCCATCACGGACCCGGACCCCATGATGGCGTGCGATCTGATGGACGGGCGCGACGCCTTCCTGACGCTGGCGCGGGACAAGCACCTGGAGTTCTCGTCGCTCCGCCGCTCCAAGTGGAGCTCCATGTGCATGCTGGTGGAGCTGCACAACCAGAGCCAGGACCGCTTCGTCTACACCTGCAACGAGTGCAAGCACCACGTGGAGACGCGCTTCCACTGCACCGTCtgcgag gACTATGATCTGTGCGGCACCTGCTACAACACCAAGGGCCACGAGCACAAGATGGAGaagctgggcctgggcctggacgACGAGAGCAACAGCCAGTCGGCCTCTTCTATGCAGAGCCCCGGGGACTCGCGCCGCCTCAGCATCCAGCGCTGCATCCAGTCCCTCGTCCACGCCTGCCAGTGCCGCAACGCCAACTGCTCGCTGCCGTCCTGCCAGAAGATGAAGCGCGTGGTGCAGCACACCAAGAGCTGCAAGCGCAAGACCAACGGCGGCTGCCCCATCTGCAAACAGCTGATCGCCCTGTGCTGTTACCACGCCAAGCACTGCCAGGAGAACAAGTGCCCTGTGCCCTTCTGCCTCAACATCAAGCACAAGCTgaggcagcagcagctgcagcaccgcctccagcaggcccagatgctgaggaggaggatggccaGCATGCAGAGGGTAGGCCAGCCCCCCCCAGGACCCGGGGGGAACGGGGGACTACCGTCCCCGGGCAACAACGGAGCAACCGGTCCCAGTACCCCCACCTCAGGTGGCACGCAGCCCCCAACCCCTCAGACCCCCACCCAGGGAAacatgccccccctgccccagcagGGGATGGGGGTAGGTGGGGGTCCGGGGCAGcagaaacaacagcagcagcagctccagcagcagggaGGTGGAATGCCCCCTCAGCACCACCTTCACCATCAGTTCCAGCAGATGCAAGGTGGAGGGAGTGGGGTGATGGGGTCTCCTCAGCAACAGATGGTgccccagctccagcagcagcaacaacagcagcaggttCAGTCagtccagcagctccagcaccCGGGGGGGCATcctggccccctgcccccataCACTCCCAGACCTCCGGGGGCCTCCCCACTCCACCAGTCCCTGGGTAAGCCAGGCATGGGTCCAGCCACCCCACCTCAGCAGCAGCCTGCCCCAGGACAGGGCTCCATGCCGGGGCAGCCCGGGCAGCAGCCTGGGCCCCCGTTGGCAGCGGTAGAGACAGCCCTGAAGATCCAGCGTCTGGCCGAGCGTCAGATGGCTCAGGCCCAGGCTCAGGCCCAGGCTCAGGCCCTCCAGAGGCAGGCGCAAAGTGGAGGCATGATGCCTCCCCACCACCAGAACCCCCAAGCCCCGATGGGCATGCCCCACCCGGGGCCAGGGATGTTGGGGGCGCAGGGGCTAGCTGGCAGGGCCATGCTGGAACCCCAGCAGAGCATGGGGCTAGGTGGAGCAGGAGCCATGCAGCAGCCAGGTGGCCCACAGAGCCAGCTCCCCCCACAGGTCCAACAGCAGCTTCAAcagcaggcagggggagggcagcAGCCATGGCCCCCTCAACAGAGGCAAGGCATGATGGGACAGATGGGTCACATGacgcaacagcagcagcagcaggttgcCCAGCAACAgctacaacagcagcagcagcagcagcagcaacaacaacaacaactccaACTCCAGCAGCAACTACCCCAGCAGCCTGGGCAGCCCCAGCAGCAACAGGCGGGCAGAGGGGGGCTGATGGGGTTGATAGGCGGTCctgggggggtggcaggggcaGCGGCGGCCATGGCTGGGGCTGCGGGTGCGGGGAACCTTCCCCAAGCTGCCCTGCAGGACCTCCTCCGGACCCTGCGCTCTCCCACCTCACCACTACAACAGCAGCAGGTCCTTAACATCCTGCGCTCCAATCCCCTCCTCATGGCAGCCTTCATCAAGCAGCGTGCCGCTCGTTACCAGGGAGGTCCGGGTGGACCAGGGGGGCCAGTTCctcctggaggtggaggaggtggtccaGGCGGGGTGAGGTTCCAGGGGTCTGGGGGAGGCCTGCCTGggctaggaggaggagggccagggGGTAACCAGGTTGGGATGGATGGGCAGCAGATGCAAGTGAACCCAGGAGGAGGACAACCAGGGATGAACATGGCCCAGGGAGGAGTTGCAGCTGCAGGAGGTGGAATGCCTACCATGGCCCAGCTACAACAgttacaacaacagcagcagcagcagcaacaacaacaacaacaacagcagcaacagcagcgccCTTTACTGCCTGGGagtcagcaacaacaacagttgGCAgcattacaacaacaacagcagcagcagcaacaacagcagcagcagcagcaacaacaaggAGGTATGCAAGGCCAGCAAAGCAATCCCATGTCCAACATGAACCCCCAATTCAGAGAGCTGCTGATGAGACGtcacctgcagcagcagcagcaacagcagcagcagcagcagcaacagcagcaacagcagcagcagcagcagcagcagcagcagcagcagcaacagcagcagcaacagcagcagcaacagcagcagcaacagcagcagcagcagatgggGAACCATGGTCAgttccagcagcagcaggtccagcagcagcaggtccaGCAGGGCTTTCTACAGGCAGGACAGGGACAGCAAGGGATGGCCCCTCAGCAGCCTGGACATCctcagcctggaggaggaccgGGGGGAGGACCCCAGCAGGGAGGGCCAGGTGGAGGACCCGGGCAAGGCCAGCAGGGGTACTCGCACCAGCAGGTGGCAGCAGTCATCCAGCAGAGGCTTCAACAACACCTGCAGatgcaacagcaacaacaacaacaacagcagcagcaacaacaacaacaacagcagcagcagaatgCCATGGCTGGGATGCAGGGGCCGGATGGAGGGCCTGGggtaggaggtggaggggtacCTGGTCAGCACCcccagggagggcagggtgtCCAGGGCCAGCCCACCCAGCAAGGCAGTGGTCCCCCTCAGCCCCAGGCCATGCTCCAGCAAGCCCTGCACCAGAGGCTtctccagcagcagcaacagcacctGGGTGGGGGCTCCCCCGCCCAGCACAGCAGCCCCATGAGCCCGCAGCAGCCCATGGCACAGTCCCCTCATCTCCAGGGGCAGGGTCTGGGTCCAGGCTCCCTAAGCAACCAGGTCCgctcccctcagccctccccaagaccccagtcccagcccccccacTCGAGCCCTTCCCCACGCATGCAGCCCCAGCCTTCTCCACACCGCATCTCTCCACAGACCCAGACAGGTTCACCCCACCCCGGGCACCATGGCCAGCATCATCCGGGCATGGTGGtctcacaacaacaacagttatCCCAGCAGCAGGGTAATTCTGTGGACCCCAGCCAGTTTGGGTCAGACCAGAATGCCCTCATGTCCCAGTTGAGTGGGATGGGAGGGTTGCATGGTCAGAACCAGGGGGACATGATGGGAGGGAACAACCAGGACATGAACACGAACATAAACCACAGTCTAGACATCATGTAG